In Amphiura filiformis chromosome 1, Afil_fr2py, whole genome shotgun sequence, the following are encoded in one genomic region:
- the LOC140153341 gene encoding poly(U)-binding-splicing factor PUF60-like isoform X1, which produces MAMNVAMVNDNTNGIISAANTDGDTKPNVLAMGEPSPKKTKTEEHQDVKRSPSPLPMAEQTGPVLAGPGAKKDVPLITSLPKLTPEQQEALNRAKKYAMEQNIKSVLVKQTLAHQQQQMSNLQMAAQRQRAVALMCRVYVGSISFELREDTIRQAFLPFGPIKSINMSWDPVTMKHKGFAFVEYDLPEAAQLALDQMNGVMIGGRNIKVGRPSNMPQAQPVVDQIMEESKGYPRIYIASIHSDLSAEDIKSVFEAFGNIKSCMLPTESVGGKHKGYGFIEYDKMQSAQDAIASMNLFDLGGQYLRVGRAFGLNIITPPSVSSSAPGGLPPAAAVAAAAATAKIQALDAVAAPTSGLGFSTTPGLMTTTLANTAGLLGAPQLGLLNMPQAVMASNAAGVITGVTPIRPQIPTVTVTSAQTAAALTAAAVSAASGNPAALLAAAAALAAQGGSADDIKKKLEQELPQSISEQENMTISGSSARHMVMQKLLRQEESNVVVLRNMVGVEDLDDDLEGEVTEECGKFGAVNRVVIYQERQGEEEDAEVLVKIFVEFSETQEADRACGALNGRWFGGRMVQAEKYEQSKFDASDLSG; this is translated from the exons TCAAGAGAAGTCCTTCACCCCTCCCAATGGCAGAACAGACTGGTCCAGTACTAGCAGGACCGGGAGCCAAGAAGGATGTGCCGTTGATCACCTCACTGCCCAAGCTGACACCAGAGCAACAGGAAGCTTTGAACAGAGCCAAGAAATATGCCATGGAGCAGAATATCAAGAGTGTGCTGGTCAAACAGACATTAGCTCATCAGCAACAA CAAATGAGTAACTTACAGATGGCCGCACAACGACAGAGAGCAGTGGCCTTGATGTGTCGTGTCTACGTTGGCTCCATCAGCTTTGAACTCCGCGAGGACACCATTAGACAAGCCTTTTTACCGTTTGGACCAATCAAAAGCATCAATATGTCATGGGATCCTGTAACAATGAAGCACAAAGGGTTTGCCTTTGTTGAGTATGATCTACCAGAGGCAGCACAGCTGGCATTGGACCAAATGAATGGTGTCATGATTGGTGGCAGAAATATCAAG GTTGGTCGTCCTAGCAACATGCCTCAAGCACAGCCTGTAGTAGACCAGATCATGGAGGAATCCAAAGGCTATCCACGTATTTACATTGCATCAATTCACTCAGATCTGTCAGCAGAAGACATCAAAAG TGTTTTTGAGGCATTTGGAAATATCAAGTCTTGTATGTTACCCACAGAATCTGTTGGCGGCAAACACAA AGGGTATGGTTTCATAGAATATGATAAGATGCAATCAGCACAGGATGCTATAGCATCAATGAACCTCTTTGACTTGGGAGGACAATATCTAAGAGTAGGAAGG GCATTTGGATTAAATATCATCACCCCACCCTCAGTATCATCGTCCGCCCCTGGAGGACTTCCCCCTGcagctgctgttgctgctgcagCCGCCACCGCTAAAATCCAAGCATTGGATGCAGTCGCTGCACCTACTTCAGGATTAGGGTTTTCAACAACTCCAGGTCTTATGACTACAACGTTAGCTAATACAGCTGGATTATTGGGGGCACCACAGCTTGGTCTTCTCAACATGCCCCAAGCTGTCATGGCATCAAACGCAGCAGGTGTAATCACAG GAGTAACACCAATCAGGCCACAAATTCCAACTGTCACAGTCACCTCTGCACAGACAGCAGCGGCATTAACGGCAGCTGCCGTCTCTGCTGCATCAGGTAACCCAGCAGCTTTATTAGCAGCCGCTGCTGCCCTCGCGGCACAAGGTGGTTCCGCAGATGATATCAAAAAGAAATTAGAGCAGGAATTACCACAAAGTATTAGTGAACAGGAGAATATGACGATATCAGGGAGCAGTGCTAGGCATATGGTAATGCAGAAACTACTAAGGCAAGAAGAG tccAACGTAGTGGTGCTTCGTAACATGGTTGGTGTTGAGGATTTGGATGATGACTTAGAAGGTGAAGTGACGGAGGAATGTGGTAAATTTGGTGCTGTTAACAGAGTGGTCATCTACCAGGAGAGACAAGGAGAGGAGGAAGATGCGGAAGTGCTCGTCAAAATCTTTGTAGAATTCTCAGAAACACAAG AAGCAGACAGAGCATGTGGCGCATTGAATGGCAGGTGGTTTGGTGGACGAATGGTACAGGCTGAAAAATATGAACAATCCAAATTTGATGCCAGTGATCTATCGGGATAA
- the LOC140153341 gene encoding poly(U)-binding-splicing factor PUF60-like isoform X2 — translation MAEQTGPVLAGPGAKKDVPLITSLPKLTPEQQEALNRAKKYAMEQNIKSVLVKQTLAHQQQQMSNLQMAAQRQRAVALMCRVYVGSISFELREDTIRQAFLPFGPIKSINMSWDPVTMKHKGFAFVEYDLPEAAQLALDQMNGVMIGGRNIKVGRPSNMPQAQPVVDQIMEESKGYPRIYIASIHSDLSAEDIKSVFEAFGNIKSCMLPTESVGGKHKGYGFIEYDKMQSAQDAIASMNLFDLGGQYLRVGRAFGLNIITPPSVSSSAPGGLPPAAAVAAAAATAKIQALDAVAAPTSGLGFSTTPGLMTTTLANTAGLLGAPQLGLLNMPQAVMASNAAGVITGVTPIRPQIPTVTVTSAQTAAALTAAAVSAASGNPAALLAAAAALAAQGGSADDIKKKLEQELPQSISEQENMTISGSSARHMVMQKLLRQEESNVVVLRNMVGVEDLDDDLEGEVTEECGKFGAVNRVVIYQERQGEEEDAEVLVKIFVEFSETQEADRACGALNGRWFGGRMVQAEKYEQSKFDASDLSG, via the exons ATGGCAGAACAGACTGGTCCAGTACTAGCAGGACCGGGAGCCAAGAAGGATGTGCCGTTGATCACCTCACTGCCCAAGCTGACACCAGAGCAACAGGAAGCTTTGAACAGAGCCAAGAAATATGCCATGGAGCAGAATATCAAGAGTGTGCTGGTCAAACAGACATTAGCTCATCAGCAACAA CAAATGAGTAACTTACAGATGGCCGCACAACGACAGAGAGCAGTGGCCTTGATGTGTCGTGTCTACGTTGGCTCCATCAGCTTTGAACTCCGCGAGGACACCATTAGACAAGCCTTTTTACCGTTTGGACCAATCAAAAGCATCAATATGTCATGGGATCCTGTAACAATGAAGCACAAAGGGTTTGCCTTTGTTGAGTATGATCTACCAGAGGCAGCACAGCTGGCATTGGACCAAATGAATGGTGTCATGATTGGTGGCAGAAATATCAAG GTTGGTCGTCCTAGCAACATGCCTCAAGCACAGCCTGTAGTAGACCAGATCATGGAGGAATCCAAAGGCTATCCACGTATTTACATTGCATCAATTCACTCAGATCTGTCAGCAGAAGACATCAAAAG TGTTTTTGAGGCATTTGGAAATATCAAGTCTTGTATGTTACCCACAGAATCTGTTGGCGGCAAACACAA AGGGTATGGTTTCATAGAATATGATAAGATGCAATCAGCACAGGATGCTATAGCATCAATGAACCTCTTTGACTTGGGAGGACAATATCTAAGAGTAGGAAGG GCATTTGGATTAAATATCATCACCCCACCCTCAGTATCATCGTCCGCCCCTGGAGGACTTCCCCCTGcagctgctgttgctgctgcagCCGCCACCGCTAAAATCCAAGCATTGGATGCAGTCGCTGCACCTACTTCAGGATTAGGGTTTTCAACAACTCCAGGTCTTATGACTACAACGTTAGCTAATACAGCTGGATTATTGGGGGCACCACAGCTTGGTCTTCTCAACATGCCCCAAGCTGTCATGGCATCAAACGCAGCAGGTGTAATCACAG GAGTAACACCAATCAGGCCACAAATTCCAACTGTCACAGTCACCTCTGCACAGACAGCAGCGGCATTAACGGCAGCTGCCGTCTCTGCTGCATCAGGTAACCCAGCAGCTTTATTAGCAGCCGCTGCTGCCCTCGCGGCACAAGGTGGTTCCGCAGATGATATCAAAAAGAAATTAGAGCAGGAATTACCACAAAGTATTAGTGAACAGGAGAATATGACGATATCAGGGAGCAGTGCTAGGCATATGGTAATGCAGAAACTACTAAGGCAAGAAGAG tccAACGTAGTGGTGCTTCGTAACATGGTTGGTGTTGAGGATTTGGATGATGACTTAGAAGGTGAAGTGACGGAGGAATGTGGTAAATTTGGTGCTGTTAACAGAGTGGTCATCTACCAGGAGAGACAAGGAGAGGAGGAAGATGCGGAAGTGCTCGTCAAAATCTTTGTAGAATTCTCAGAAACACAAG AAGCAGACAGAGCATGTGGCGCATTGAATGGCAGGTGGTTTGGTGGACGAATGGTACAGGCTGAAAAATATGAACAATCCAAATTTGATGCCAGTGATCTATCGGGATAA